Genomic segment of Streptomyces sp. NBC_01210:
GCCGACTCCGTGGCGGGCTGGGGCTATTCGCACGGAGTGCACACCGGCGGGGTGGGCACCTGGACGGAGAGCCACCGCCGCTGGATCAACGTCGGCCTGCTTCTCGTACTGGCCCTGATCTTCGCCCTGTGGAACCACCCCACGGCGCTGACCGTACTGCTCCTGGTCCTGATCCTCCTCGCGGCGCTCGCCGTGACCTCTCTGCTGGCCGCGACAGGCCGCCGGACGCAAGCGCCGAAGGACACCGGCACCCGCGCGGGGTGATGCGGCGCAGGCCGGAGCATCGCCTTCCACGGGTGAGCGCCGGACCACCGGAAGCGGCTTTTTCACCCGTTTCGGGTGATGCCCACTCACCCGCCTCAGCCAGCAGCACCAGTACGCGAAAACCCCCGTCGGCCGACCGCCCGACGCGCTGCCGCTCATCGACACCCGGCCGCCTGCCTGGCGATCATGAACAGGCGCGGTGAAGATTGACCTGTCGGTCCACGTGCCGTCGGCACGTTACACACGGTTCGCACGATTCGCGCGATACGTACGGTTGGCAGGACAAGGCAGCCGACAGCCAGATGGTGGTCGCATGCCCCGGAGCACAATCTCCGCAGCACTGGACGGCGGCGGAGCCCCCCATACCGCCCGGACACCGTCAGTCCACACGTCCGGAATCGGCACCACGGCGTCGCAGCTGCAACTGGCTCCGACCGGTGACCCACTGCTGGCCGCGAAGTTCTCCGTACCGTCCGTTCCAGGGACGTTCGTACGCCGCAAGCGCCTGCTGGACCGCCTCACCGACGGAACGGCGGGACCCCTGACCCTGATCACGGGCCCGGCCGGCGCCGGTAAAACCATGCTCGCCGCCTCCTGGGCGGTGGGTTCGACGCCACCGCACCCGGCGGTCGTGTGGCTCACCCTCGAGGACGACGACGGCGCGCCCGGCGTGTTCTGGACGTACGTCCTCGAAGCCATCCGTCACCACCAGGTGACGCTGCCCGACACCGTCGGCTCCCCCACGCGCGCCGACAACGTCGACCGTTCCCTGCTGGTCCGGCTGGCTTCCGCGCTGGCACGGCTGGATCAGCCGGTGGTTCTCGTACTCGACGGCCTCGACCAGGTGCCCGACCGCGAGGTGGCTTCGGGCCTGGACTTCATCCTGAACCACGCGGGACCGCAGCTGCGCCTGGTGCTGATCAGCCGGGTCGATCCGCTGCTCCCTCTGCACCGCTACCGCGCCGAGGACAGCATCGGCGAGATCCGCGGGGCCGACCTGGCGTTCACCCGGCACGAGACCGCGACGCTGCTGCGGCGGCACGGCCTGGTTTCGTCGGCGGAGACCGTCGACGCCCTCACCCGGCGCAGCGAGGGCTGGGCCGCCGGACTGCGGCTGTGCGCCCTGGCCATGCAGCGGAGCGACGATCCGACCGGCTTCGCCCGGTCGTTCGCCCTTTCGCAGAGTGCCGTCGCCGACTATCTGCTTGCCGAGGTCGTCGAGGCTCAGCCCGCCGCCACCCAGGACCTGCTGGTGCGTACGAGCATCCTGAACCGGGTGCACCCACAGCTGGCGAACCTGCTGACCGGACGCGAGGACGCCGAGGGGATCCTGGCCGGGCTCACCCGCGCCAACACCTTCGTCGAACCGATCGGTGACACACCCTGGTGCCGCTTCCATCCGCTGTTCACGGAGGTTCTCCACGCACATCTGCGCAGCCACCAGCCCGGCCTCGAACCGCAGCTGCATCGCCTCGCGGCCCGCTGGTTCGCCGACGCCGGCCTGGTCTCTGAAGCCATGGAACACGCGGCCGCGGCAGAGGACTGGGAGTGCGCCGCCGCCCTGATCGTCGATCACCTGGCCCTCGGCGGCGGGCTCACCGGCCCGGACAACCACCGGCTGGAGCGGCTCTTCGCCGCCATGCCCGCCGACCTCCCGGGAGCCGCCCCCTGGCTGCGCCACCTGCTCGAGCAGCGGCCCGAACTCACCAGTGGCCACCCTTGGCGCATCGAGCGCACGGCATCCGCCGACGGCACGCCGACTCTGAACGGCACGGCGCCCCTGGACGGCACGGCCACTCTGAACGGCACAGCGGCCCTGAACGGCACGGCGGCCCTGGACGGCGGGTCGGCGCAGGCGATTGTCGTCGAGTCGCTCAGCGACCGCGAATGCGACGTACTGCGGCTTGCCGCGGAGATGATGTCGACCGAGGAGATCGCCGCGGAGCTGTATGTGTCCGTCAATACGGTGAAGACACATCTGAGGAGCATCTACCGAAAGCTTTCCGTTTCCCGGCGCAGCGACGCGGTCCGCCGTGCGAGGGAGCTCCACCTGCTCTGACGGCGGCATGGGCTCTGCGTGCCTGCTCAGCTTGCGGGCTCACCTCAACCGGGTGATGCCGCACCGGCCGCACATCGGACACCATGCAAGGAGACGATTCCCCAGGAGCATCCAGGATCATTGGGAAGTGCGGGCCATGCGTTACGAGTTCCGCGTCACCGGCCTCCTGTCCACGCCGGTTGCAGAGGCCTTCCCCGAGTTGGCGGAAGTGCCCGCCCCACAGCAGACACTCCTCTTCGGCCCCGTCACCGACGAGGCGCATCTGTACGGGCTCCTCATGCGCTTCCAGGACTTGGGCCTGCACGTGGTCGAGATGCGCCGGCTGCCGGACTGACCCGGTCCGAAGAGGCGAGGAGGCCTCGCGATGAGTGCGACGACCCCGGACGTACATCTGACCCCGTACGAGCGGGCCGCTCGCGGCAAGGCAGCCCGCGACCGGATGCCACGCACCAGCCATGCCCTGTTCGAACCGCCGGCGAACCGGACCGACCCTGTCGAGATCATCGAACGCCAGTCCGCCGCTCGCGTGCCGGAGCTCGTACCCATCCGGTACGGCCGGATGCTGGAATCACCCTTCCGGTTCTACCGGGGCGCGGCCGCGATCATGGCCTCCGACCTGGGCGCCGCGCCCCACACCGGGATCGTCGCACAGCTCTGCGGAGACGCCCATCTGCTGAACTTCCGGCTGCTCGCCTCCGCCGAACGGCATCTGGTCTTCGACATCAACGACTTCGACGAAACCCTGCCCGGCCCGTGGGAATGGGACGTCAAACGGCTTGCGGCGAGCCTGGTGATCGCCGGTCGCGAGAACGGCTTCTCGCGGAAACAGCGCAGAGCCGTCGTACGGGGCGCCGTCGGCGCGTACCGGGACGCGATGCGCGGCTTCGCCCGGATGACCAACCTCGATGTCTGGTACACCCAGGCCGATGCCAACCAGCTCCGTGACCTCCTGCCGGAGCGGCTGGGCAAGGGCGCCCGCGACAGGGTGTCCCACGCGCTGTCCGCCGCACGCACCCGCGACACCCAGCAGGCGTACAGGAAACTCACGAAGGTCGTCGACGGCGAACGGCGGATCGCGGCCGACCCGCCGCTGATCGTCCCGCTGAGCGACCTGCTCCCCCACGTCGCGCGCCATGAGCTCGAGCAGCAGATCCGTCTGCTCATCAAGGGATACAGCCGCAGCCTCCCGTCCGACCGACGTCATCTGCTGGAACAGTTCCGGCTGGCCGACATCGCCCGCAAAGTGGTCGGTGTCGGCAGCGTGGGCACCCGCTGCTGGGTGCTCCTCCTGCTCGGCACGGACGACGAGGACCCGCTGCTGCTGCAGGCCAAGGAAGCCGACCAGTCCGTACTCGCCCCGTATGCCGGTGCCGGCGAGTACGAGCACCAGGGGCAGCGCGTCGTATCCGGGCAGCGACTCATGCAGGCGGCCGGTGACATCTTCCTCGGCTGGGGGCAGGCCACGGGCATCGACAGCGGGCAGCGCGACTTCTACGTCCGCCAGCTGCGCGACTGGAAGGGCATCGCAGTACCGCACCTCATGCCCCCGGACCAGCTCGAATACTTCGGCAGCCTGTGCGGCACCACACTGGCCCGCGCCCACGCCCGCTCCGGCGACCGGATCGCCATTGCCGCCTACCTCGGCAACAACGACAGCTTCGACCGGGCGCTCGCGGAGTTCGCCGAGCTCTACGCCGATCAGAACGAGCGCGACCACCAGGCCCTCACCGACGCCGCGCGCTCTGGACGAA
This window contains:
- a CDS encoding helix-turn-helix transcriptional regulator, with protein sequence MPRSTISAALDGGGAPHTARTPSVHTSGIGTTASQLQLAPTGDPLLAAKFSVPSVPGTFVRRKRLLDRLTDGTAGPLTLITGPAGAGKTMLAASWAVGSTPPHPAVVWLTLEDDDGAPGVFWTYVLEAIRHHQVTLPDTVGSPTRADNVDRSLLVRLASALARLDQPVVLVLDGLDQVPDREVASGLDFILNHAGPQLRLVLISRVDPLLPLHRYRAEDSIGEIRGADLAFTRHETATLLRRHGLVSSAETVDALTRRSEGWAAGLRLCALAMQRSDDPTGFARSFALSQSAVADYLLAEVVEAQPAATQDLLVRTSILNRVHPQLANLLTGREDAEGILAGLTRANTFVEPIGDTPWCRFHPLFTEVLHAHLRSHQPGLEPQLHRLAARWFADAGLVSEAMEHAAAAEDWECAAALIVDHLALGGGLTGPDNHRLERLFAAMPADLPGAAPWLRHLLEQRPELTSGHPWRIERTASADGTPTLNGTAPLDGTATLNGTAALNGTAALDGGSAQAIVVESLSDRECDVLRLAAEMMSTEEIAAELYVSVNTVKTHLRSIYRKLSVSRRSDAVRRARELHLL
- a CDS encoding DUF2252 domain-containing protein; the protein is MSATTPDVHLTPYERAARGKAARDRMPRTSHALFEPPANRTDPVEIIERQSAARVPELVPIRYGRMLESPFRFYRGAAAIMASDLGAAPHTGIVAQLCGDAHLLNFRLLASAERHLVFDINDFDETLPGPWEWDVKRLAASLVIAGRENGFSRKQRRAVVRGAVGAYRDAMRGFARMTNLDVWYTQADANQLRDLLPERLGKGARDRVSHALSAARTRDTQQAYRKLTKVVDGERRIAADPPLIVPLSDLLPHVARHELEQQIRLLIKGYSRSLPSDRRHLLEQFRLADIARKVVGVGSVGTRCWVLLLLGTDDEDPLLLQAKEADQSVLAPYAGAGEYEHQGQRVVSGQRLMQAAGDIFLGWGQATGIDSGQRDFYVRQLRDWKGIAVPHLMPPDQLEYFGSLCGTTLARAHARSGDRIAIAAYLGNNDSFDRALAEFAELYADQNERDHQALTDAARSGRITAETL